Within the Mobula hypostoma chromosome 17, sMobHyp1.1, whole genome shotgun sequence genome, the region ataaaaaatatataattgatGGCAACTTTGTAGAACTCTTAAAAGTTCCATAGTGATTGTTTTCTTGTGTAGTTTAAGAAAGTTCAAGCTACTTTGTTTTTGGAGGGGATGTTTGCTCGCTCTAGGGTCAGGTCCAAATGAGTGCCATGCTGTTagaatgaaatttgttttttcatCAAAAACTGAGCAGACCAAGTTTCAATTACTGAAGTCTTGTGGAGTAGAACTTGGTTATCTAACTGAGCAGGCCTTGACAGATAAGTTTGCTAATTTAGTTGTGCTACTAGCTGAGTTTAGCAGCTGGATTTGGTGATTAAAGAACACTgtcactagagattctgcagatgctggaaatgttgagcaacacacaatgctggaggaacatggcAAGTTGGGCAACATCTACGGTGGGGaatgaactgttgacatttcggcTGAGACTCTGTCAGAACTGGAAGAGGGACAGAAACCAGAATGAGGacgggaggggaagaagtacaagctggcaggtgatggctgagaccatgtgagggggaagatgggtgggtggggtggagggattAAGAAGGAAGCAGGGAAGAGATGGGTGtaatgttttaatgcagaaattTGTCTTCCAGTGTTTGCACAATAGTTTAAAATAAGTGTCCATATTTCAGTTCATTTCCATTTTTCTCACTCAAATCCTACTAACCATTCCTAAATGTATCTGCAGCTTTGGAGTAGAAGTTGGATGTACTGTTCAGTGAAGCAATTAATGACAAAACAGGGGATTGCTCGGTTATGTTCCTAAAACTGTTCATAAACTGTATTTTCTGTAAATAAGTAAATTCTTGACTGCCCTTGGGGACTGACTTGCAATGAGTAGACAGGGGAAGGTCAGCATTGGTGGTAGGAGTTGTTTCCAACAAGTCAAATATCTGAAAGCAGCCCAGTTGAAGTGACAAGGGGAATTGATGTGCTCATCAGCAAGTAAACTGTCAGCAGCTTAACTATGCACTAACAGGATGTAGCTCAAAGTTCAATGTCTTCCCTGACGGAGAGTTTGAAGAAGGCATTGATATTTGGGTTGTGTTCTTGATATCTCTGAGAACAGAGTCTGGGTGAATTTGTATTAAAGTTGGATTTTTGTAAGCCAGATCTTCTATAGAACAGGGACTTCTCGTACAGTGTCCTTGTACTTACTAACATTTCTTGTGTAGTGCTCCATTAGTAAAGAACCAATAGTATTTCTAACTTCAGAGGGGTAATTCCAAGAATTGAATTGTTATCAAATATGTCCATGTCAATGAAGCTTTTGTATTTTGAGTCTGACAGATTGTATTCAACCCTATATCACTTTGTGGGAAGCATTTTCTTAACTTTTAAGCATTCTGCAACTAACTTCTGAATAATTTTGCATTCTGCCTTGAATCATCACAGCTAAAGTTAActgaatttttctttttttctaaacTTCAGGCATCAATTCTTTATGCACGTACAAGATGACCTCCTAGGGGGGCGCTTACAGTGTTCACCAGAGCAAGCTGTGACACTGAGTGCTCTTCTGGCACAAGTGGAATTTGGAGACTACAACCAAAACACTGCCAAGTATTCTTATGAAGATCTCTGTGCGAATGACTTGACCACTACCATTTTAAACAGGCAAGTTGACTGCAGAAAGCTGCATACGGTTCTCTTTCCCAGTTATTGGATTataaaagtacaaatcttattaTTGTAATAGGTTGTAGGCTTCAGTATTAACCTTGATCAACTTGACAATTGGTTCATTAATGTCCCATCTACTGAGGTAAAGTGGAAAATATGTGCATGCTATCCATACAAATCATTTCACTATATCAGTATATTGAGGTAGAAGAGCAGTAACAAAATATACCAttgcaaagaaagtgcagtgcaggcaggcaaggGCCATGATAAGTAGATTGAGTCAGAATGGTAATTGAGTTTGGTGGTGCATGTTTGTATCTTCTgtttgatgggagggggagaagagattGTAAGGGGtgaatggggtctttgattatgttgaggCAGTGAATTGTGGACGGTCCATGTGAGGGAGGtgtgctgtgttcacaactctttacagtttcttgtggtcttgagTAGAGCGTTGAAAATTCTGAAATAGACAAAGTTAGTAGTAGATGAGAGCACATTTTAAGGGAAGGTTTTGGTCCAAGCTTTTTAATAGGTTAATTTCAGTTTTTAGTTTTAATTTTGCCtatttcctctctccctgcccccccaccacccccccccccattgtataTCACAGCACTTGACCATGTTTTCAAACGCTGCTCTCTTCAACAGTATTGTTGCCAAGCACAAGGGTTTGGAAGGAATGAGTCGATGTACAGCGGAATATCAAGTTCTACAGATTGCATGTACGTTAGAGCACTATGGTGTGGAGTGGCATCCTGTAAAAGATGGAGATGGACAAAAGATGGTAATTGGTGTGGGGCCAAATGATATATCTGTCTGCAAAGAAGACTTAACTCTAATTAACAGGTAAATGGTGTCtttgaccataaggcataggaacaaaattaggccatttggccctttgagcctgctgcTTAAACTATCTTAAACTTGTAATGTTGATGCAAAAAGGTGACATTGACTGTTGATGATCTACTATGTAATCTAAGTTTTAGGCTCTATCCAGTGGTTTAGTAACTGGGGACTAAGGTGACCATGATAGTTTCCACCTGCTGTCTGAGATGGTATCTTCATGAGCGCTGTAGAAATGTGGTTGTAGAGGAGATTAATGGCTTGCTTTATGCAGTATGTAGAGCAATCTTGTGGTGTGGATTTGCCTCTTGCTGTCATCTATGGTTGTTATCTATTAAGCAATCTAATATGGCAGACCCCATGGTCCTCTGCTTCAGTGTCATTGATTTATCTTCTGAGGTCTGGCCTGGAATGTTCAATTTGGCATCTGCAGCTGCAAATATGAAATTCCTAAAGACTGACAGCCTCATGTCAATAAGAAATTCCCTCAAGTGTCTGTACTCTTTTTGGTTACCAAGAGCCCCAGTGTATAGCCTGTCGCTTCCAGACTTCCTTATTCTTATACTCCACCCTGCTTGCAATAAAGACCAGGTTGCTGGAATAGAAGTATTTAATTGCATTTCCTTTGATCATCCTTCCATCTGTCAACCTTTTGTTTATTGACTTAGTCAATCTATTCTTCTCCAGACTTCTGTCATCCTTGGTTTACTTAAAGAAGCAATCACTGCATATTTTCTTTTTTGCCACAACGGTAAAGGGTTGGGCTGTAGTTTTGTCAGCTAATACATGAAAAAATTCTGGCAGATTCAGAATTAGAGAAGATGTAAATCCTTGAGCAATCAGTTAACCATTACAGTGTAGAAATAAAAACACATGCTAAAGTTAGAAACTGAAGGACCATGATTTTTTAAATTGGTAATTCTGTGGTAGTCTAGAGTATTTACAGATTTTTCAAATTTTCAACCTTGAGTCATTTTGATTAGCACATATTTTAAACTCCCATGCCCATGCTAGACCTATTGCATAACTAACTGTTTTGAATCAATTTCCTGTTGTTAATTTTCCTGGAAATAATGCAGAAACATGTTGCAGTATCTGAATTTGTACTGAAGTTTAATGTAATAGTATATACTAAAATCTTTTTGCTTTCATTATAATCCCTGAATTTAAATGAGTTTCACCAAGCATATTTGATCATTTGTATTGATCTTGCAGGATTTCATATCCAGTTATCCAGATGGCAACCCAATCTGGGAAAAATGTTTACCTAACCATCACCAAGGATTTGGGCAGTGTCGTGTTAATGCTGAAACTGATCAGCACCAGAGCAGCAAGTGCCCTTTACCGTGCAATAACTGAAACCCATGCGTTTTATAGGTAAGATTTCTGTCACACTCTTGTATCAAGTATTCCCtgtagtttgatttttttttccctgtggcACTTTTGCACGTTTTGTAGTTGATTGTTGTCAGTGATCTTTCTGAAGTGTGTATTGCTGTTGCAATATGTTTGGTTTGCTGAAATTCAGATGCTCAGCTCAGCTATTTAATTGGCAAAGAAACCTATGAATATTTTTTGTGGATTGAAATATATTAAAGGACACTTCATGAAACTGTAATTTGATGCCCTGGACTACTTTCTGGTATGACTGTGCCACTTTCAaaagaatatttttttttaatttctggaaTTTAATTGCTTTTCAGGTGTGACACTGTCACAAACGCTGTCATGATGCAGTATAGTAGAGATTTCAAGGGCCATCTTGCCTCTTTATTTCTCAATGAAAACATCAATCTTGGCAAGAAATATGTTTTTGACATCAAACGCACGTCCAAGGAGGTTTACGACCATACGCGAAGGGCTTTATATAATGCTGGCATTGTAGACTTTGTTCCAAGCAGTGATCAAGATGGCCAGAATTCTCCACTTAAGTCTTCAGACCTTGAACTGAACTGTAATAATTGTGAAGGACTAAGCTGTCAGCAAAGCCAGATTCTCCAAGAGAAGCTTAGAAAGCTAAAAGAAGCACTATTGTGCATGGTCTGTTGTGGTGAAGAGATTAATACAGCCTTCTGTCCCTGTGGGCACATGGTTTGCTGTGATACTTGTGCTAGTCAACTGCAGGTAATTTTCACTTGACTTCAATTTCAGTGAAATACTTTAGTGGTTGTGCCTATCTTCTTTGGTGTTAGTCACTATGAGTCTTGTGCCTGCCCCCTTtgtttcttttaaaaaatattccaGTGTTGTACTGGTGTACTGGCAGATTTATGGCTAACATCTTTTTAAGCTTGTCCTCATTCTTCACCACACTGTCCACCCactttctctttgttttgttttcatgATCAGTGTCACAAGCAAAGTCAGTAATTAATTCAGATAGGGTGTATTCCTTTGTATTTAGAGTTGTTACACCAAGGTTACAGACTTGTTCTGAAAATGCACTCGCAAACGAGTCTGCTACAATACAGTTCCTTGAACGAGTATGTACGCATCCCACTAGTGTCCTGGTCAGTAACCACCCTTCACAACTGATGGCCCTGTTTCACCAAATTAAGTGTCTGGTCTTTTGCATAAACACACATAACAACACTGCTTTTATATCTACTTGTTCAGTTCTCCACTGTTTGTGATACTTCATGATCCATGGTCACTGACctgaacagatctaagtgtgagtACTAACcttctaaaaataaataaatacttaccAATTTCGACTGCTGAGATTGCTGGCTACACGATGGGATATGAACATATCCCAGACAAGCCCCtaatgttgtgactgtgaataaagtcactggagagacactgaagctggtagATATAGAAGTCTTTCTTCAGAAGGCATCATActtgagacactcttggaggaagCGGCCTGCCTGACCTAGTATTACACGACATTTTTGTATCAAAGGTAACAACagaacaattctatagttacaatgtatccacaCTTCTAATTACAAATAATTTCCAAACTCCTCCACCTTCAAACCAAccctccagacacccaaaatcaaTGTTAATCCCCATAGTCTCTCTGGctacattcatgcatatgcagacatctcaggtgatCAGCCCctgtctgcagctccaggaagactaTTGTtcaaagctgcattttaaattcaatctgcaatccacattctggtctgaagactggttgctgctgaaattaatattttattATATACCCTAACTCTAGAATATGCCCTAGAAATGCCCATTTCAAATTACTCCTGAACACAGTGGCCAGTGGCATGCTGCTATATTGAACCTTTTCTAATCCTTTTGGTGCTCTTGATGCTCTTGCAAAACTTGAGTGAGATCCAGGATTTAGACTGGGTATCAGTGAAGGGCTTTAATACTTCCAACTCAATATGATGTGACTTGCAGGGTACCTGCAGGTGATGATGTCTGCTTATGCTTGCTGTCCTTCTCCCTGGTGTGGGTTTGGGAAGAATAGCTGGGATATCATAGGTAACTAAAAATGAAACACTTATTTCAGCTTTCCCACTTTGTATTCCTGTATGTTGCACCTCTTCAAGTGTACGTGGGGAGGATTTCTGGCTTTCAAGCAGATTTCAAACCCTTGCTGGGAAAATATTTTGTACTTCGAAATTAATGAATCTTTCCCCTTCACCTCATTATTTTCTGAGACTCCTTCCTGCCTGTGTCTTAGCATTTGTAATTTTATTCATCTGAAATCCTGCTTCACTCTGTTTCAGGTAATCAATCTGTCTTACTGGTCTCCATTACTAGTTTTCCAGATCTCACAACACCAAAATATAACACATCTTTCCAGTAGTATAGTATCtaggactgcaaaattgcaatttGCTTCTTTCCTTTTATTAACTGACACACAGAATAAAAATGTTCTGTATGTTTCTGTAACTGCTTTCTCCACCTTGACTTCAGGGATTTACAGACACTCATTCCAAGATCACTATTGGCACTTTTATTGTGCCAATCTTGTATTACATTTGCTCTCTAAGCACAAGATAAAGGTATTTCCTGACACCATCTCCACAATTCAAATCCACTCACTTCTCATGACCTGAAAAACTGTATTTCTGGAGTCTGGGAAACTTTACGTGATCAGCATGCTGCCAAATTGCACTCAAAGGACCTCGTACTGAGCTGTGCAGGACAAGGGCATCGAACACTCCAGCCACCTAAGAACACTAACTGACTATGGTGCCTTTTGCTGTAGCTGAAATTCAGTTTGTAATTCAACCATACTCATGTATACTACCAAATGAGACAACGTTCCTCCATGACCAAGCTGCACAGTGGATATAACTTGTACGACACAAGTAATGTTGCCACAAGTATGTGCATTTATAACAAATTTTAAAAGTAAATAGTAAAACACTACTAGCACTTTATAAATGATGACATCTAGGCGACGGCAGGGAATTCAATCAACTTCCCCATTCTAACAGTCTTAAGGTTGTACCTCCTGATTGATGgtcagggggaggggggaagttaAAGAGGCTGTTGAATAGATGGGGAGGAGTCATTGACAATGCCAAGAGCTgtgaacataagaaatgggagcaggaatcggctatctggcccattgaacctgctaCGCCATTCAACAAGAACATGgccgatctggccatggactcatctccacctgcttGCCTTTTCCTCACAACCCTTAatttctcctactatgcaaaaatctatccaactttgtcttgtatatatttactgaagtagcccccactgcttcattgggcagcgaattccacagattcaccactctggaaaaagcagttcctcctctcagtcctaaatctactctgaatcttgaggctatgtcccctatttctagtctcacctaccagtggaaaaaaCTTTCCTGCCTCTTTTATCTATctgtttcataattttatgtttctatgatctctcattcttctgaattctgcatATGCAGTGGTCCAGATCAGTATCTCTGAAGAGACACCCGAAGATCTCctcagtcctcacaatcctttgtggaGGCTTGCAGTCAGATGTCTTTCAATTCCCATACCAAATGGTGgttcatctctttggtcttgttcaTGTTGAGACTCAAAGTTGTGCTTGCACCATTCCACCAGCCACTCTACCTCTTTAGTATGTCATCACGTTGTCATTGATGAGACTAACCAAAGTTGTGTCATCAGTTTGAGCTGGATTTAGTGGTGCAGTCATGTGTCAACAGCATCGGGCTCAGCATGCACACCCGGTGGGTGCTGGtgttcagtgtgatggagctgagATGTgtctgccaacacagactgatTGTGGcctatctgacaggaagtcccAAGATCGTTACAGAGATGTTCAGAGACAACAAGGACAGTTTATCCACTAGCTGTTTAGGGGTGATTGCATTAACACTGGCCTACTCACCCAGTTGTCAATTTACATTCCTCCTCAAACCCATGAACTCCTGCCTTCTCAAACATCGTGATTTTATAGTGTATGGCACACCAAATTTGATCCCTTCGATGACTGTGATCTTTGATTCAGATTGAACAGACACAACATTCCCATTACAATTTGTTACTCATTGTTCTTGATTTAGTTTATTCTTCACTCAATTGTGCTTTATTTTGCTTCTAACCTCATGCCTGGTATGCATGTTGTAGTTACTGGTCTATAACAAATTGGCCTTGTAATGAAACAACAGAAACTTTGCAGTCGCTTGGAATCATACCTGTAGCTATTAGACTAAATCCGCAATGTAATTTGTTCAGATCTCATTTTGATATTTTCTGCAGCTAGGTTGTATAATTCTATTGCATGAGGAATTAACAATAAGGGAAAGAGTATTTGCTGTTACTAGAGGTGCAACCATCAAGAGTGCTATTCTGAGTCAAATCCAGCAGATAGTCCCAGGAAAGAGTTCTAACTATTATAATTGGACATACTTTTATCAAGTTGTAGTGAATGAATGCAGTACTTGGTGGTATTATATCAGGCAGCGGTGATGGGTAGTGTGGTAGGAAGTAGAAATGCTTTGGGCATTGAAAAAACCTAAGCAACAACACCAACTTTCATAGGtcatgtgcaaaaatcttagcacACTGTAAAAATTCTGTTAAGTTTAGATTAGATTCgacattgtgccaagtacagatacactgccaatgaaatgcagttagcatctaaccagaaatgcaaagaatagtgttacttataaaataactgcaaataaaaagtgctacagcacacaaatataaaagtactaacAGTACTTTTGCTTTCAAAaggaaaagtttctaaatatcaaaactataaagagcaataaacagtaaaaaaaataaattaatatttggtgtgaccaccctttaaAGGTCTTTCAAACTGTATCAATTCTCTCAGATATACTGTAGTGCAGTTTTagaagaaaatcggctggtaggttgttccaagcaccttGGAGAACATACCAtatttcttctgcagactttagcTGTTTCAAAGaacagaataatacagcacagtacaagcccttcggcccgcaatgttgtgccgacccttaaactctacctcccatataaccccccaccttaaatttctccatatacctgtctcttaaattttactagtttccaccactgactcagtgcattccatgcaccaaccactcctGAGTTAAAaataaccttcctctaatatcccccttgaacttcccaccccttaccttaaagccatgtcctcttgagcagtggtgccctggctgtccactctatctattcctcttagtatcgtgtatgcctctatcatatctcctctcatcctcctctccaaagagtaaagccctagctcccttaatctctgatcataatgcatactctctaaaccaggcagcatcctggtaaatctcgtctgtaccctttccaatgcttccacatccttcctatagtgaggcaaccagaactggacacagtagcaAGTTTTGCTTGCTTCTCTCCAGGGATCAGGGCTCTGGATGCCATACCATCTGTTTCAGGACTCCTTTTTCTTTACGCTGAAGAttgttctttatgaccttggcatgtattcaataggtacatttaatgtcagagaaacatgTACAATATACAAGCtggaattctttttctttgcaaacatccacaaaaacaggagtgccccaaagaatgaatgacagttaaacattagaaccccatctccccctccacacacaagcagctgcaaggcaatgaccccccccccccacaccagcaaaaaagcatcgtcggcctccactgagcactcaagcatgtagCAAGGCATCAATAAAGGGCCATTGTCCTGCAGGATGAAGTTGGGAACCGATCAGGtatctccctgatggtattgtgaGATTGATGTTAATCTGTTTGTTCTTCCCAGCATTGATGATTCCATTAATTCTCACCAGATCACCAATGCCATATGTAGAAATGCGGCCTCAAGCCTGTAGGGAACCTCCACCATGCTTgctgttggctgcagacactcagCCATGTAGCGCTGTCCAGCTCTTTTAcagacaaactgcctcctgtttgagccaagAATTTCAAATCTTGACTTGCCAGTCCAGAGCGCTTGCTGCCATAGTTCAGCAcaccagtccttgtgtttttgtacATAGATGAGTCTCTTGGCTTTATTTTTACTTCAGAGGAGTGCCTTTTTGGCAGCAGCTCCCATGAAGACTTCTGACATGACTT harbors:
- the LOC134357747 gene encoding E3 ubiquitin-protein ligase MYLIP-like; the encoded protein is MLCYVTRPDSVVMEVEVDPKANGEDCLKQVCHRLGIIEDDYLGLQYSANKGETLWLNLRNRISQQIEGMPPYKFKLRVKFFVEPHLLLQEQTRHQFFMHVQDDLLGGRLQCSPEQAVTLSALLAQVEFGDYNQNTAKYSYEDLCANDLTTTILNSIVAKHKGLEGMSRCTAEYQVLQIACTLEHYGVEWHPVKDGDGQKMVIGVGPNDISVCKEDLTLINRISYPVIQMATQSGKNVYLTITKDLGSVVLMLKLISTRAASALYRAITETHAFYRCDTVTNAVMMQYSRDFKGHLASLFLNENINLGKKYVFDIKRTSKEVYDHTRRALYNAGIVDFVPSSDQDGQNSPLKSSDLELNCNNCEGLSCQQSQILQEKLRKLKEALLCMVCCGEEINTAFCPCGHMVCCDTCASQLQACPVCRSEIDHVQHVFLPTCASLLNLTVI